From the genome of Vibrio porteresiae DSM 19223, one region includes:
- a CDS encoding BON domain-containing protein, with amino-acid sequence MKKYRHFLLALTVLFSVTGCAGIFIAGAATTANLVTDPRSAQQIWDDNHLELNIGGLAHKAPYKDQLRITAVSYQGKVVLIGQAQQQDLLDKFATEVRNMKGVRELHNRVEIKAPLSLGEVSEDSWITTKVKSALLTKSDLNGVKVSVETEDKVVYLFGYVTRDKAQIATDVARNISGVKEVVRGFNYAD; translated from the coding sequence GTGAAAAAATATCGTCACTTTTTGTTGGCATTAACGGTTTTATTTTCCGTCACAGGCTGTGCCGGTATTTTCATTGCAGGCGCAGCAACTACAGCTAACTTGGTTACCGACCCACGCTCCGCGCAGCAAATTTGGGATGATAACCACTTAGAATTGAACATCGGCGGGTTAGCCCATAAAGCCCCTTACAAAGATCAATTACGAATTACTGCCGTTTCTTACCAAGGTAAAGTGGTTTTGATTGGTCAGGCTCAGCAGCAAGATCTACTCGATAAGTTTGCAACAGAAGTGCGTAACATGAAAGGTGTACGCGAGCTGCATAACCGTGTCGAAATAAAAGCACCGCTAAGCTTAGGTGAAGTGAGCGAAGATAGCTGGATCACCACCAAGGTGAAATCCGCACTGTTAACGAAATCAGATCTTAACGGGGTTAAAGTGAGTGTCGAAACAGAAGATAAAGTGGTTTATCTGTTTGGCTATGTCACTCGCGATAAAGCTCAAATCGCTACCGATGTGGCTCGCAATATCTCCGGCGTGAAAGAAGTTGTGCGTGGTTTTAACTACGCTGACTAG
- a CDS encoding phosphoheptose isomerase, with product MLDSIKDSFTESIQIQIAAAEALPDAIMHAAQAMVATLLNGNKILCCGNGGSSANAQQFTSCLLNRFETERPSLPALTMSSDTTTLTAVANDYAYQEIFSKQVRALGQPGDILLAISTSGNSQNIIKAMEAAVTRDMTIIALTGKDGGEMAGLLGENDVEIRIPSQRTARIHEVHMLTLHCLCDLIDQVLFPAHED from the coding sequence ATGCTCGATAGCATTAAAGACAGTTTTACCGAAAGCATTCAAATTCAAATTGCTGCTGCAGAAGCATTACCAGATGCCATTATGCATGCAGCGCAAGCTATGGTAGCAACCCTACTCAACGGCAACAAAATTCTCTGTTGTGGTAATGGGGGCTCATCAGCCAACGCGCAACAGTTTACATCTTGTTTATTAAACCGTTTTGAAACTGAACGCCCTAGCCTGCCAGCATTAACCATGTCGTCTGACACCACCACGCTGACAGCCGTTGCTAATGATTATGCATACCAAGAGATTTTTTCTAAGCAAGTACGCGCTTTAGGTCAACCTGGCGATATTTTGCTGGCTATCTCAACCAGTGGTAATAGCCAAAATATCATTAAAGCAATGGAAGCTGCTGTGACTCGTGATATGACGATCATTGCTCTCACCGGTAAAGACGGGGGAGAGATGGCAGGTTTGTTGGGTGAAAACGATGTAGAAATCCGTATTCCATCTCAGCGAACAGCGCGCATTCATGAAGTGCATATGCTAACACTCCACTGTTTGTGCGACTTGATTGATCAAGTACTGTTCCCAGCACACGAGGACTAA
- a CDS encoding YraN family protein has product MGLFNRRKAGLMYEQQAADHLIRHGLTLIEKNFVIRGGELDLVMRDKQTLVFVEVKYRDNQRHGHAAEMVTRQKQKLLIRSAMIWMKQHHLNVHDTDFRFDVVAIHDSGRHIEWIKNAITEG; this is encoded by the coding sequence ATGGGGCTGTTCAATCGCCGCAAAGCGGGGTTAATGTATGAACAGCAAGCGGCGGATCATCTGATCCGCCACGGTCTAACCCTCATCGAGAAAAACTTTGTGATTCGCGGTGGGGAATTGGATTTAGTGATGCGTGATAAACAGACGTTGGTGTTTGTCGAAGTAAAATATCGAGATAATCAACGTCATGGTCATGCCGCTGAAATGGTCACGAGACAGAAACAAAAACTTCTGATTCGTTCGGCTATGATATGGATGAAACAACACCACCTAAACGTGCACGACACGGATTTTCGCTTTGATGTGGTTGCGATCCACGATTCGGGTCGCCATATTGAGTGGATAAAGAACGCAATTACCGAAGGATAA
- a CDS encoding penicillin-binding protein activator — protein MKNHQRRSVPRLLTPVAFAIMLAACSSKPSAPDFVDITNEPSETAQVYIMQADTTQGSLQNDLLIMAMKAAIVANNTDQAELISKRLSKQKLSPSQTAEWQLAKAHLLTNVEQYDNALAQLDFKPYWKLSDEQWKNYHQLKADIYTNLEKPFDSSRELVALYDYTPQSGWEGISDQIWANLSKFNGHNITNLTTKPNEDVLDGWLQLAVYMKTMGSDLPQLQNTLKNWLAENPQHPAALNTPKDIQDILAMDIAQPSRTALLLPLTGKYARQAQLIRDGFIMSMMNDQTRKPDANLTVIDTNAQSLEQIDKTLTDKKIDFIVGPLEKDKIEALQKLQESHSNPINMLALNIPEEVEAGYQTCYLTLSPEQEVAQAAKYLFSQGYQYPLLLAPEGSYGERVVDAFNDEWRKYSKNKVAVSLFGDKRQLQRNINSIFGLQDSQQNIAQMEELMNMKLQSQPRSRRDIDSVYIVANSADLTLIKPFIEVAINPDTQPPRLFSNSTSNGNGNQYEDLSGVTYSDIPLLIQPDTSIANQMERLWPKDSNGERRLQALGMDAYRLMMELPQMKVVQGYTINGQTGVLSIDDQCVVQREISWAKH, from the coding sequence ATGAAAAACCATCAGAGACGCAGTGTACCACGCTTACTCACTCCTGTTGCATTCGCGATCATGTTAGCGGCTTGTTCGTCTAAACCTTCAGCACCTGATTTTGTCGATATTACGAACGAACCAAGTGAAACCGCACAAGTGTACATCATGCAAGCTGACACCACTCAAGGCAGCTTGCAAAACGACCTGTTGATCATGGCCATGAAAGCCGCGATTGTGGCAAACAATACCGATCAAGCTGAGTTGATTAGTAAGCGCTTGTCAAAACAGAAACTGAGTCCAAGCCAAACTGCCGAATGGCAACTGGCCAAAGCACATCTACTGACCAATGTTGAGCAGTATGATAATGCGCTAGCTCAGCTCGATTTTAAACCTTATTGGAAACTCTCTGATGAGCAGTGGAAAAACTACCACCAGCTGAAAGCAGACATTTATACCAATTTAGAGAAACCTTTCGACTCTAGCCGTGAGCTTGTGGCTCTTTATGACTACACGCCACAAAGCGGATGGGAAGGTATCTCTGATCAAATCTGGGCTAACTTAAGTAAGTTTAATGGTCATAACATCACTAACTTAACCACCAAGCCTAACGAAGATGTTTTGGATGGTTGGCTACAGCTTGCGGTGTACATGAAAACCATGGGTAGCGACCTACCACAGCTGCAAAACACGTTGAAAAATTGGTTAGCAGAAAACCCACAACACCCAGCTGCATTAAACACGCCTAAAGACATTCAAGATATCTTAGCGATGGATATCGCGCAGCCAAGTCGTACTGCTCTGCTCTTACCATTAACCGGTAAGTACGCACGCCAAGCTCAGTTAATTCGTGACGGCTTTATTATGTCAATGATGAACGATCAAACGCGCAAACCTGATGCGAACTTGACCGTTATCGATACAAATGCCCAGAGCTTAGAGCAGATCGATAAAACGCTGACTGATAAGAAAATCGACTTTATCGTTGGTCCGCTTGAAAAAGATAAAATCGAAGCATTGCAAAAACTGCAAGAGAGCCACAGTAACCCAATTAATATGTTGGCACTGAATATTCCTGAAGAAGTCGAAGCGGGCTATCAAACCTGTTATCTAACCCTCTCTCCGGAACAAGAAGTCGCTCAGGCAGCTAAGTACCTGTTTAGCCAAGGTTATCAATACCCACTATTGCTGGCGCCAGAAGGCAGTTATGGTGAGCGTGTGGTGGATGCCTTTAATGATGAATGGCGTAAATACAGCAAAAACAAAGTGGCCGTCAGCCTCTTTGGTGATAAACGCCAATTGCAACGTAACATCAACTCGATTTTTGGCTTACAAGACAGCCAACAAAACATCGCCCAGATGGAAGAGTTGATGAACATGAAATTGCAAAGCCAGCCGCGTAGTCGCCGTGACATCGATTCGGTGTACATTGTTGCCAACAGTGCCGATCTGACCTTGATTAAACCATTTATTGAAGTGGCGATTAACCCAGATACACAGCCACCACGCCTGTTCTCTAACTCGACCAGTAACGGCAACGGTAATCAGTATGAAGATTTGAGCGGTGTGACTTACAGCGATATTCCATTGCTTATTCAGCCAGATACCTCGATTGCTAACCAAATGGAACGCTTGTGGCCAAAAGATTCTAATGGTGAACGTCGTCTCCAAGCACTGGGTATGGATGCTTATCGTTTGATGATGGAATTACCACAGATGAAAGTGGTCCAAGGTTATACCATCAACGGCCAAACTGGCGTACTAAGCATTGATGACCAGTGTGTAGTACAACGAGAAATCAGTTGGGCTAAACACTGA
- the rsmI gene encoding 16S rRNA (cytidine(1402)-2'-O)-methyltransferase, with translation MTDNKTLDVPTLYIVPTPIGNLGDITQRALDVLSSVDVIAAEDTRHTGKLLSHFNIQTKTFALHDHNEQQKAQALVEKLLAGQSIALVSDAGTPLISDPGYHLVSQCRQAGVKVTPLPGACAVITALSASGLPSDRFSFEGFFPAKSKGRKDKLLEIAKVERTCIFYESPHRITESLQDMLEILGPDREVVLARELTKTFETIQGMPLGELVAWVEEDENRKRGEMVLLIHGYREDKTSGVPDEALRTLAILTKELPLKKAAALTAEIYNLKKNELYKWGLENLD, from the coding sequence ATGACAGATAACAAAACCTTGGACGTCCCTACGTTATACATAGTTCCGACGCCAATTGGTAACCTAGGCGATATTACCCAAAGAGCTTTAGATGTGCTTTCCAGTGTTGATGTTATCGCTGCTGAAGACACGCGCCATACAGGTAAATTGCTCTCTCACTTCAATATTCAAACTAAGACGTTCGCTTTGCATGATCACAATGAACAGCAAAAAGCTCAAGCATTAGTTGAGAAATTATTAGCGGGTCAATCCATTGCATTGGTTTCTGATGCCGGTACACCGCTAATTAGTGATCCAGGTTATCATTTAGTCAGTCAATGTCGTCAAGCGGGTGTTAAAGTTACGCCACTTCCTGGTGCGTGCGCGGTGATTACAGCGCTCAGTGCTTCTGGTTTGCCATCTGATCGCTTCAGTTTCGAAGGCTTTTTCCCAGCTAAAAGTAAAGGTCGTAAAGACAAATTACTTGAGATTGCCAAAGTAGAGCGTACGTGCATTTTTTATGAATCGCCACACCGTATTACTGAGTCTTTGCAAGACATGCTAGAAATTCTCGGCCCAGACCGTGAAGTGGTGCTGGCACGTGAATTAACCAAGACCTTTGAAACCATTCAAGGTATGCCTCTCGGTGAGCTGGTTGCATGGGTTGAAGAAGATGAAAATCGCAAACGCGGTGAAATGGTGTTGCTGATTCATGGCTACCGTGAAGATAAAACCAGTGGCGTGCCAGATGAAGCGCTGCGCACCTTAGCGATTTTGACCAAAGAGCTGCCACTGAAAAAAGCCGCTGCGTTGACTGCCGAAATTTACAACCTCAAGAAGAATGAACTCTATAAATGGGGTTTAGAGAATCTAGATTAA
- the rsmH gene encoding 16S rRNA (cytosine(1402)-N(4))-methyltransferase RsmH — MTESFKHISVLLHESIEGLAIKPDGTYIDGTFGRGGHSRTILSKLGPNGRLFSIDRDPQAIAEAQKIDDPRFTIVHGPFSGIAEYAERYDLVGKVDGVLFDLGVSSPQLDDAERGFSFMKDGPLDMRMDPTSGIPVSEWLANADLDDITWVIREFGEDKHARRIAKAIVAYREDEENEPMTRTGQLAKLISEAAPKSFKEKKHPATRSFQAFRIYINSELEEIDKALNGAMNVLAPEGRLSVISFHSLEDRMVKRFMRKESKGPEVPHGIPLTQEQIKALGSANLITVGKAIKPTDQEVEMNPRSRSSVLRIAEKL; from the coding sequence ATGACTGAATCTTTCAAGCACATTTCTGTACTTTTACATGAATCCATCGAGGGATTAGCGATCAAGCCAGACGGTACTTACATTGATGGCACTTTCGGTCGCGGCGGTCATAGTCGTACCATTTTGTCAAAATTAGGTCCTAACGGTCGTCTTTTTAGTATCGACCGAGATCCGCAAGCAATTGCCGAAGCGCAAAAAATCGATGACCCTCGTTTTACCATTGTCCATGGACCTTTCTCTGGTATTGCTGAATACGCAGAGCGTTATGATCTGGTTGGCAAAGTCGATGGTGTTTTGTTTGATTTAGGTGTTTCTTCTCCTCAGCTTGACGACGCAGAACGCGGTTTTAGCTTTATGAAAGACGGTCCACTGGACATGCGTATGGATCCAACTAGCGGTATTCCTGTTTCTGAATGGTTAGCGAACGCTGATCTGGATGACATTACTTGGGTTATCCGTGAATTTGGTGAAGACAAACACGCGCGTCGCATTGCGAAAGCGATAGTGGCTTACCGTGAAGATGAAGAGAACGAGCCAATGACTCGTACAGGTCAACTTGCAAAATTGATCTCTGAGGCAGCACCAAAAAGCTTCAAAGAGAAAAAACATCCAGCAACACGTTCATTCCAAGCGTTTCGTATCTATATCAACAGTGAGTTGGAAGAGATCGATAAAGCACTGAATGGTGCGATGAATGTTTTGGCTCCGGAAGGCCGTTTATCGGTGATCAGTTTTCACTCTCTTGAAGACCGCATGGTGAAACGTTTTATGCGTAAAGAGAGTAAGGGACCTGAAGTGCCACATGGTATTCCTTTGACTCAAGAGCAGATTAAAGCGTTAGGTAGTGCTAACCTTATCACCGTAGGAAAAGCAATAAAGCCGACGGATCAAGAAGTTGAAATGAACCCTCGTTCTCGTAGTTCTGTGCTAAGGATTGCCGAAAAGCTCTAA
- the ftsL gene encoding cell division protein FtsL, producing MMSQPTPNLAKLILIDLLTVGRVPLILLVFIFASAMGVVLTTHDTRQAVSKLDQVQSERLNLDNEWRNLIIEETALAEHSRVQDVAQNDLDMKRPDADKEVVINIK from the coding sequence ATTATGTCTCAGCCAACCCCTAATTTAGCCAAATTGATATTGATTGATCTGCTGACGGTGGGTCGAGTTCCGCTCATTTTACTGGTGTTTATCTTTGCTAGTGCAATGGGCGTGGTGTTAACCACCCATGACACAAGACAAGCGGTGTCTAAACTCGACCAAGTTCAAAGCGAACGCCTGAATCTAGACAATGAGTGGCGCAATTTGATTATTGAAGAGACCGCGTTGGCTGAGCATAGTCGTGTGCAGGATGTGGCACAAAATGATTTAGATATGAAACGTCCTGATGCCGACAAAGAAGTAGTGATAAACATCAAATGA
- a CDS encoding penicillin-binding transpeptidase domain-containing protein — MKKPSKPSKPKSVSENKPAAPTESVLFSRWRFYLILFFIFVAFAILVGRAAFIQIIEPDNLIHESDLRSVRSKTIHSARGIISDRNGEALAVSVPVDAVWADPATIIKQGSLNDKNRWYALADVLNLDRQDLIKRIKDNESRRFIYLQRQVNSAMANYIHELKLPGIGLKSESRRYYPAGEVSAHIVGVTGIDGHGLEGVERSYDKWLTGEAGKQIIRKDRYGRVVENISLEQSEAGKPLQLTIDQRIQAIAFRAVKQAMADYRATSASAVMVDVKTGEVLAMVNAPSYNPNNRSDYQSFKMRNRVITDAFEPGSTVKPFVVLASLENGIADTNTIIDVGNGTMRIGGAMVRDSDAIPGGKASLQMILKKSSNVGVSKLSLKMPVEALLGMYSSVGLGETSGLNLPGESIGIFPTRQRWSDFERATIAFGYGIAITPIQLAHAYATLGNMGKYQPLHLIEGHRQENLEHQVANPKNVRDVLNMLETVTQPGGTAVKAAVPGYRIAAKTGTSRKAVAGGYSDEYFAYTAGVAPVSNPRLSLVVMVNEPQGDSYYGGAVAGPVFSEIMKGALQILNIAPDENRFEKDKNN, encoded by the coding sequence ATGAAGAAGCCGTCTAAACCCTCCAAGCCGAAATCTGTTTCAGAAAACAAGCCTGCCGCGCCAACTGAGTCGGTTCTGTTTAGCCGCTGGCGTTTCTACCTCATTCTGTTTTTTATTTTCGTCGCTTTTGCCATTTTGGTTGGACGGGCTGCCTTTATCCAAATTATTGAACCTGACAACTTGATTCATGAAAGTGATTTGCGTTCAGTTCGTTCTAAAACCATTCACTCTGCGCGTGGCATTATTTCGGATCGAAATGGAGAAGCGTTAGCTGTGAGCGTCCCAGTTGATGCGGTTTGGGCCGATCCTGCGACCATTATTAAACAGGGCAGCTTAAATGATAAGAATCGTTGGTATGCGCTAGCTGATGTGCTCAATCTTGATCGCCAAGACCTGATTAAACGCATTAAAGATAATGAGTCGAGACGATTTATTTACCTGCAGCGCCAAGTCAATTCGGCCATGGCGAATTATATTCATGAGCTTAAGCTCCCTGGCATTGGTTTAAAATCCGAATCGCGTCGCTATTATCCTGCTGGGGAAGTGAGTGCTCATATTGTCGGCGTAACCGGGATTGATGGGCATGGTTTAGAAGGTGTGGAACGCAGTTACGATAAATGGTTAACCGGCGAAGCGGGTAAACAAATTATTCGTAAGGACCGTTATGGTCGAGTGGTAGAAAACATCTCGCTAGAACAGAGCGAAGCAGGAAAACCGCTGCAATTGACCATAGATCAACGTATTCAAGCCATTGCGTTTAGAGCGGTGAAACAAGCGATGGCCGATTATCGGGCTACATCAGCCTCTGCTGTGATGGTAGATGTTAAAACCGGTGAAGTACTGGCGATGGTAAATGCGCCTTCTTACAATCCGAATAATCGCTCTGACTATCAAAGCTTTAAAATGCGTAACCGGGTTATCACCGATGCATTTGAACCTGGTTCAACCGTTAAACCATTTGTGGTGTTAGCTTCTTTAGAAAATGGCATTGCTGATACTAATACCATTATTGATGTTGGTAACGGTACAATGCGCATCGGTGGCGCAATGGTGCGAGACTCGGATGCGATTCCCGGCGGCAAAGCGTCATTACAAATGATTTTGAAAAAATCGAGTAACGTTGGTGTTTCAAAACTGTCGCTAAAAATGCCAGTAGAAGCTTTGCTCGGTATGTACAGCTCAGTGGGCTTAGGGGAAACCTCCGGTTTAAACCTACCTGGAGAAAGTATTGGTATTTTCCCTACTCGCCAACGTTGGTCTGATTTTGAACGCGCGACCATCGCCTTTGGTTATGGGATAGCAATTACGCCAATTCAGTTGGCGCACGCTTATGCCACGTTAGGCAACATGGGTAAATATCAACCTTTGCACCTAATCGAGGGACATCGCCAAGAAAATCTTGAGCATCAAGTGGCGAATCCAAAGAATGTTCGTGATGTACTCAATATGCTGGAAACCGTAACACAACCTGGAGGCACTGCGGTAAAAGCAGCGGTTCCTGGTTATCGTATTGCAGCCAAAACGGGTACGTCGCGCAAAGCGGTAGCTGGTGGTTATAGTGATGAATATTTTGCTTATACTGCTGGTGTGGCTCCGGTGAGCAATCCTCGCCTGTCATTGGTGGTCATGGTCAATGAGCCACAAGGGGATTCTTATTATGGCGGTGCTGTAGCTGGTCCTGTCTTTTCCGAAATAATGAAAGGGGCCTTGCAAATTCTCAACATCGCGCCAGATGAGAACCGATTCGAAAAAGATAAAAACAATTAA
- the murE gene encoding UDP-N-acetylmuramoyl-L-alanyl-D-glutamate--2,6-diaminopimelate ligase, with product MTNKGKALADLLSPWVTIEIPAVAQLPVTELHLDSRHVTSGDTFVAIIGHAVDGRKFIAKAIEQGANAVIAQADQDHAHGMIDYVQAVPVVYVEKLHEQLSALAGRLYGIHHNRPVAVTGTNGKTTITQLIAQWMTLTGVPAAVMGTTGNGFLDALVPAANTTGNAIDIQAQLASLAEQGAQYTAMEVSSHGLVQGRVKALHFSAGVFTNLSRDHLDYHGTMEAYAEAKKSLFTEHSCDAAIINADDSVGASWLAQLPHAVGVSLHHQPISERAVWATQVHYADSGIHMEFAGAWGKGVIDVPLIGEFNANNVLVAFTTLLVLGFDKATLLATANQLQPVIGRMELFQAPNKAKVVVDYAHTPDALEKALTALRVHCNGQLWAICGCGGDRDKGKRPLMAQVAEKYADNIILTDDNPRSEQPEQIIKDMQAGLNEPSKALVEHHRFQALEFALAHASADDIILLAGKGHEDYQIIGDKTIHYSDRESAQTLLELKE from the coding sequence ATGACAAATAAGGGTAAAGCGCTTGCTGACCTACTTTCTCCGTGGGTGACCATTGAGATACCTGCTGTGGCTCAATTGCCAGTCACAGAGTTACATTTAGATAGCCGTCATGTCACTTCTGGCGACACCTTTGTTGCCATCATTGGTCATGCCGTCGACGGTAGAAAATTTATTGCCAAAGCCATTGAGCAAGGTGCGAATGCTGTTATCGCTCAAGCGGATCAAGATCATGCCCATGGGATGATTGACTATGTTCAAGCAGTGCCTGTGGTGTATGTGGAAAAGTTGCATGAACAGCTTTCTGCATTAGCAGGTCGTCTCTACGGTATTCATCACAATCGCCCAGTGGCAGTAACCGGAACCAACGGCAAAACGACGATCACTCAGTTGATTGCACAGTGGATGACCCTAACTGGTGTGCCTGCAGCGGTGATGGGAACCACAGGTAATGGATTTCTTGATGCTCTAGTCCCAGCCGCCAATACCACAGGTAATGCCATTGATATCCAAGCTCAACTTGCTTCACTAGCTGAGCAAGGGGCACAATACACCGCAATGGAAGTGTCATCGCACGGTCTGGTTCAAGGTCGAGTCAAAGCCTTGCATTTTTCTGCTGGTGTTTTTACCAATTTAAGTCGCGATCATCTTGACTACCATGGCACCATGGAAGCGTATGCTGAGGCGAAAAAGTCTCTGTTTACTGAACATTCATGCGATGCCGCTATCATTAATGCTGATGACAGTGTTGGAGCCTCTTGGCTAGCACAACTTCCTCATGCTGTTGGCGTTTCTCTTCATCATCAACCTATCTCTGAGCGAGCTGTCTGGGCTACACAGGTTCATTACGCTGATAGCGGCATCCATATGGAATTTGCAGGTGCTTGGGGCAAAGGCGTTATTGATGTTCCCCTGATCGGTGAATTCAATGCTAATAACGTGTTAGTCGCTTTTACCACCTTGTTAGTGCTTGGTTTTGATAAAGCCACATTACTGGCGACGGCAAATCAACTGCAACCTGTCATTGGCCGGATGGAGTTATTTCAAGCGCCTAATAAAGCGAAAGTGGTGGTTGATTACGCTCATACACCGGACGCACTCGAAAAGGCGCTGACCGCGCTGCGTGTGCACTGTAACGGTCAGTTGTGGGCTATTTGTGGATGTGGCGGTGATCGAGACAAAGGCAAACGACCATTAATGGCTCAAGTTGCTGAAAAATATGCTGATAATATTATTCTAACCGATGATAATCCCCGCAGCGAACAGCCAGAGCAGATCATCAAAGATATGCAAGCTGGCTTAAATGAACCGAGTAAAGCATTGGTTGAGCACCATCGTTTCCAAGCTTTGGAATTTGCTCTTGCTCATGCCAGTGCTGATGACATTATTCTCTTGGCAGGTAAAGGCCATGAGGATTACCAAATTATTGGTGACAAAACAATTCACTATTCTGACCGCGAGTCAGCTCAAACACTATTGGAGTTAAAGGAATGA
- a CDS encoding UDP-N-acetylmuramoyl-tripeptide--D-alanyl-D-alanine ligase, which yields MITVQLADIASELGGTLIGTNCSISAVSTDTRAIGEQALFVALVGERFDAHDFIEQAQAAGAAALLVSRQVESSLPQIVVADTRIALGQLGRLVHQRCATTTIGITGSCGKTTVKEMVASILAQKGQVLFTSGNFNNDIGVPLTLLRNTPADDYSVIEMGANHKGEIAYTTALVQPDIALVNNVAAAHLEGFGSIDGVKQAKGEIYQGLKPGATAVVNLDSNGGDWWSDVLSDKKVKTFSVTDQNADFSAQNIRLNDDGNATFELLSPVGQIPVSLGIIGKHNVSNALAAAAITMEVGATLEEVALGLAHLTPVKGRVNVSALSPTVKLIDDSYNASVPAMKAAVDLLSGFKPQRWLILGNMAELGAESLALHRQVGEHAAPFKFEHVLTYGHDAKVISDICHGHHFATHDDMVAYIEQQLDLENAYSHVLLVKGALSSGMGKVVAALKENFS from the coding sequence ATGATTACCGTTCAGTTGGCAGATATTGCCTCGGAATTAGGTGGCACTCTAATTGGAACGAATTGCTCAATTTCTGCTGTATCAACCGATACCCGTGCCATTGGAGAGCAAGCGCTGTTCGTTGCTCTCGTTGGTGAACGATTTGATGCGCATGATTTTATTGAACAAGCACAAGCCGCAGGAGCGGCGGCACTATTGGTATCTCGTCAAGTTGAATCATCATTGCCTCAAATTGTCGTTGCCGATACTCGTATTGCCCTTGGCCAACTAGGCCGCTTAGTGCATCAGCGCTGTGCAACAACGACCATCGGTATTACAGGTAGCTGCGGCAAAACCACGGTAAAAGAGATGGTCGCGAGCATTTTGGCGCAAAAAGGCCAAGTGCTGTTTACCTCGGGCAATTTCAATAACGACATCGGTGTGCCTTTGACTCTGCTGCGCAACACTCCAGCCGACGATTATTCAGTGATTGAAATGGGAGCGAATCACAAAGGTGAAATCGCTTATACCACGGCACTGGTACAACCCGATATTGCCCTGGTTAACAATGTGGCAGCGGCACATTTGGAAGGTTTTGGCTCCATCGATGGGGTTAAACAAGCTAAAGGTGAAATCTATCAAGGGCTAAAACCTGGCGCGACAGCGGTTGTTAACTTAGACAGCAATGGCGGTGATTGGTGGAGTGACGTGTTATCCGACAAAAAAGTGAAAACTTTTTCGGTTACCGATCAAAATGCTGACTTTTCCGCACAAAATATCAGGCTTAATGATGACGGAAACGCGACTTTTGAGTTGCTTTCTCCTGTCGGTCAGATTCCGGTTTCCCTTGGTATCATTGGTAAACATAATGTCTCTAATGCACTTGCTGCTGCTGCCATTACGATGGAAGTTGGGGCAACATTAGAAGAAGTTGCGCTAGGCCTTGCTCATTTAACTCCCGTCAAAGGTCGTGTAAATGTGTCGGCGTTATCGCCAACCGTGAAACTTATTGATGACAGTTACAACGCTAGTGTTCCTGCGATGAAAGCCGCTGTGGATCTTCTTTCTGGCTTTAAACCTCAACGCTGGTTGATTTTAGGCAATATGGCGGAGCTCGGAGCGGAAAGTCTTGCACTTCATCGTCAAGTCGGGGAACATGCGGCACCATTTAAGTTTGAGCATGTATTGACCTATGGTCATGATGCGAAAGTAATTAGCGATATCTGTCATGGTCATCACTTTGCGACACATGACGATATGGTTGCGTATATTGAGCAGCAACTCGATCTCGAAAACGCTTACTCACACGTCCTATTAGTTAAAGGAGCCTTAAGCTCTGGTATGGGTAAAGTCGTTGCTGCACTTAAGGAGAACTTCTCATGA